A portion of the Stigmatella aurantiaca DW4/3-1 genome contains these proteins:
- the ftsE gene encoding cell division ATP-binding protein FtsE has translation MIQIFHVYKAYPGDPPVLSDVNLHVEKGEFIFLTGPSGAGKTTLLKLLFCAEKATKGQILVGGRNIARIRESAVPYLRRNIGVVFQDFKLLPHRTVEDNVAFTLDVLGVPRDEAREKVHRMLKLVGLEHKARSYPLRLSGGEQQRVVIARALVNDPTILLADEPTGNLDPALTVEIMDLLNQVNIRGTTVMVATHDSTLLARYQKRTVRLERGFIVSDEDGVKAARRMAAV, from the coding sequence ATGATCCAGATTTTCCACGTGTACAAAGCCTACCCGGGGGATCCCCCCGTGCTCTCGGACGTCAACCTGCACGTCGAGAAGGGGGAGTTCATCTTCCTGACGGGCCCCTCGGGCGCGGGGAAGACCACGTTGCTGAAGCTGCTGTTCTGCGCGGAGAAGGCAACGAAGGGGCAGATCCTCGTGGGGGGGCGGAACATCGCGCGCATCCGCGAGTCGGCCGTGCCCTACCTGCGGCGCAACATCGGCGTGGTGTTCCAGGACTTCAAGCTGCTGCCCCACCGCACGGTGGAGGACAACGTCGCCTTCACCCTGGATGTGCTGGGCGTGCCCCGGGACGAGGCGCGCGAGAAGGTCCACCGCATGCTCAAACTGGTGGGGCTCGAGCACAAGGCCCGCTCGTACCCGCTGCGCCTGTCCGGTGGAGAGCAGCAGCGCGTGGTCATCGCGCGCGCGCTGGTCAATGATCCCACCATCCTCCTGGCCGATGAGCCCACCGGCAACCTGGATCCGGCGCTCACCGTGGAGATCATGGACCTGCTCAACCAGGTGAACATCCGCGGCACCACCGTCATGGTGGCCACGCACGACAGCACGCTCTTGGCGCGCTACCAGAAGCGCACGGTGCGGCTGGAGCGTGGGTTCATCGTGTCGGACGAGGACGGCGTCAAGGCGGCCCGGAGGATGGCGGCGGTATGA
- the murI gene encoding glutamate racemase encodes MRQGSHSPIGVFDSGVGGLTVLKALMERLPHENTLYLGDTARVPYGTKSGEVVTRYSLKNAQFLLEKGIKLLVVACNTASAVALPALSAALSVPVLGVIAPGAQAALRRTRGGGVGVIGTPGTIRSGAYQRELQAADPKVQVKARACPLFVPLAEEGWTQGEVPALVAREYLADFAREGVDTLVLGCTHYPLLKDIIAQVVGPRVSLVDSAEATAEAVALLLEQTQGLAPPGGVPVHGYFVTDVPERFMEVGARFLGRPIASAEQVDLSF; translated from the coding sequence ATGCGGCAAGGCAGCCACAGTCCCATTGGGGTGTTCGACTCAGGCGTTGGAGGGCTCACCGTTCTCAAGGCGTTGATGGAACGCCTTCCCCACGAGAACACCCTCTACCTGGGGGATACGGCGCGGGTGCCCTACGGCACCAAGTCCGGCGAGGTGGTGACCCGCTACTCGCTCAAGAACGCGCAGTTCCTCCTCGAGAAGGGCATCAAGCTGCTGGTGGTGGCGTGCAACACGGCCTCGGCGGTGGCGTTGCCTGCCCTGTCGGCGGCGCTGTCCGTGCCGGTGCTGGGGGTGATTGCGCCGGGGGCTCAGGCGGCCCTGCGCAGGACGAGGGGGGGCGGCGTGGGGGTCATCGGCACGCCGGGAACCATCCGTTCCGGGGCCTACCAGCGTGAATTGCAGGCGGCGGACCCGAAGGTGCAGGTCAAAGCGCGCGCCTGCCCGCTCTTCGTTCCCCTGGCGGAGGAGGGGTGGACCCAGGGCGAAGTCCCGGCGCTGGTGGCGCGCGAGTATCTGGCGGACTTCGCCCGGGAAGGCGTGGACACCCTGGTGCTGGGGTGCACCCACTACCCCTTGCTCAAGGACATCATCGCCCAGGTGGTGGGCCCCCGGGTGAGCCTGGTGGACTCGGCGGAGGCCACGGCGGAGGCGGTGGCCTTGCTCCTGGAGCAAACCCAGGGGTTGGCGCCTCCGGGTGGGGTGCCCGTCCACGGGTACTTCGTGACGGACGTGCCCGAGCGGTTCATGGAGGTGGGGGCCCGGTTCCTCGGGCGTCCCATTGCCTCGGCCGAGCAGGTGGACCTGAGCTTCTGA
- a CDS encoding DPP IV N-terminal domain-containing protein — MKALLLPLLLLPLAAFAQAPVIQISGANFRPLPLAYPAPLPVDDGGKKSSADFDEPFLFDLRASGLFQVLDRASFTADAKEGITAGSINFTRWSDVGAESLVKVQLGAEGGTLRGELRLFNVGSGREDFKASHAVPTSEPRQLAHFLADALYRHLTREPSPFLSRIVFVRKARDNRDVWTADWDGNNARALTTGGINLLPALGPDGTVAFTSYRRGQPDLYLQKEGGEARPIVQNGQMATGVAFSPDGKRIAYAQAQGESTQIYVANVDGSDAKRITDTPYGINSSPSWSPDGKRLAFVSNRGGSPQIYVMNVDGTNARRLTFQGNYNQTPDWSPRGDLIAFTARDERNAFDLFTVNVDTGKITRLTQDQSNNEEPVFSPNGRLILFSSTRTGTPQLFVMTAEGNNPLALPMGKGGGLTPDWAP; from the coding sequence ATGAAAGCCCTGCTCCTCCCGCTGCTGCTCCTGCCCCTGGCGGCCTTCGCCCAGGCCCCGGTGATTCAGATCTCCGGCGCCAACTTCCGCCCCCTGCCGCTGGCCTACCCCGCCCCCCTGCCCGTGGACGACGGGGGAAAGAAGTCCTCCGCGGACTTCGACGAGCCCTTCCTGTTCGACCTGCGGGCCTCGGGCCTCTTCCAGGTGCTGGACCGCGCCAGCTTCACGGCGGACGCCAAGGAGGGCATCACCGCGGGCAGCATCAACTTCACGCGCTGGTCGGACGTGGGCGCCGAGTCGCTCGTGAAGGTCCAACTGGGCGCCGAGGGAGGCACCCTGCGGGGCGAGCTTCGCCTGTTCAACGTGGGCTCTGGCCGGGAGGACTTCAAGGCCAGCCATGCCGTGCCCACCTCGGAGCCTCGCCAGCTCGCGCACTTCCTCGCGGACGCCCTCTACCGCCACCTCACCCGCGAGCCGAGCCCCTTCCTGTCCCGCATCGTGTTCGTGCGAAAGGCGCGCGACAACCGGGATGTGTGGACGGCCGACTGGGACGGGAACAACGCGCGCGCCCTCACCACCGGCGGCATCAACCTGCTGCCCGCCCTGGGCCCGGACGGCACCGTGGCCTTCACCTCCTACCGCCGGGGCCAGCCGGACCTCTACCTCCAGAAGGAGGGCGGCGAGGCCCGGCCCATCGTCCAGAACGGCCAGATGGCCACCGGCGTGGCCTTCTCCCCCGATGGCAAGCGCATCGCCTACGCGCAGGCCCAGGGCGAGAGCACGCAAATCTACGTGGCCAACGTGGACGGCAGTGACGCCAAGCGCATCACCGATACCCCGTATGGCATCAACTCCAGCCCCTCCTGGTCTCCGGATGGCAAGCGTCTCGCCTTCGTGTCCAACCGGGGCGGCTCCCCGCAGATCTACGTGATGAACGTGGACGGGACGAATGCCCGGCGGTTGACCTTCCAGGGCAACTACAACCAGACCCCGGACTGGTCGCCCCGGGGAGACCTCATCGCCTTCACCGCTCGCGACGAGCGCAACGCCTTCGATCTGTTCACCGTCAATGTGGACACGGGCAAGATCACCCGGCTGACGCAGGATCAAAGCAACAACGAGGAGCCCGTCTTCTCCCCCAACGGACGCCTCATCCTCTTCAGCTCCACGCGCACCGGGACTCCCCAGCTCTTCGTGATGACGGCGGAGGGCAACAACCCGCTCGCGCTCCCCATGGGCAAGGGGGGCGGACTCACTCCCGACTGGGCCCCATGA
- the tolR gene encoding protein TolR, with the protein MGMGGGNKGQGRVTMSEINVTPMVDVMLVLLIIFMVTAPLIQQGVKVNLPEAKAAPVEAAEKKLVLSIDAGRRVFIGDAEVLLEELEKKLAANAKAQAEKELYLHADRDVPYGVVVEVMAAAQRAGITNVGMITDPAAKGPRTDPAPGATGSKGGKKEAKR; encoded by the coding sequence ATGGGCATGGGTGGAGGCAACAAGGGCCAGGGCCGCGTCACCATGAGTGAGATCAACGTCACGCCCATGGTGGACGTGATGCTGGTGCTCCTCATCATCTTCATGGTGACCGCACCCCTCATCCAGCAGGGCGTCAAGGTCAACTTGCCCGAGGCGAAAGCCGCCCCGGTGGAGGCCGCCGAGAAGAAGCTCGTGCTCTCCATCGACGCCGGGCGCCGGGTGTTCATCGGGGACGCGGAAGTGCTCCTGGAGGAGTTGGAGAAGAAGCTGGCCGCCAACGCCAAGGCGCAGGCCGAAAAGGAGCTCTACCTGCACGCGGACCGTGACGTGCCCTACGGGGTCGTGGTGGAGGTCATGGCAGCCGCCCAGCGCGCTGGCATCACCAATGTGGGGATGATCACCGACCCGGCCGCCAAGGGCCCCCGGACGGACCCGGCGCCCGGGGCCACGGGGTCCAAAGGGGGAAAGAAGGAAGCCAAGCGCTAG
- a CDS encoding aminotransferase class V-fold PLP-dependent enzyme: MSAPAFRAHWSLDPDVHYLNHGAYGACPTAVLQVQSELRARLEAGPVRFFVRQYERLLDEARATLAAFLEAGAEDLAFVSNATSGVNAVLRSLRFSPSDELLTTDHEYNASRNALDWVASRTGAQVVTAKLPWPAPTPAAVVEAVLSRVTPRTRLFLVDHITSQTALVLPIRELVQALRERGVETLVDGAHGPGQVPLSLQALGAGYYTGNCHKWLCAPKGAAFLYVRKDLQADLKPLTVSHGHNSPRTDRSRYRLDFDWTGTDDPTPALCVPHALRFMEGLLPGGWPAVMADNRAKVLAARRLLCERLGVQPHCPEEMVGSLATVALPDGFPSPPPPPFFLDPLQDRLLFEHHFEVPIIAWPRPPQRHLRLSAQLYNTHTEYQLLAETLEALLR; encoded by the coding sequence ATGAGCGCCCCCGCCTTCCGCGCTCACTGGTCACTCGATCCGGACGTCCACTACCTCAACCACGGCGCGTATGGCGCGTGTCCCACCGCCGTGCTCCAGGTCCAGTCGGAGCTGCGCGCGCGATTGGAAGCCGGGCCCGTGCGCTTCTTCGTCCGCCAGTACGAGCGGCTGCTCGACGAGGCCCGTGCCACCCTGGCGGCCTTCCTGGAGGCCGGCGCGGAGGACCTCGCCTTCGTCAGCAACGCCACCTCGGGGGTGAACGCGGTGCTGCGCTCGCTGCGCTTTTCTCCCAGCGACGAGCTGCTCACCACCGATCACGAATACAACGCCTCCCGCAACGCGCTGGACTGGGTCGCCAGCCGCACGGGCGCCCAGGTGGTGACCGCGAAGCTGCCTTGGCCCGCGCCCACGCCCGCCGCCGTGGTGGAAGCGGTGCTCTCCCGCGTCACGCCCCGCACCCGGCTGTTCCTCGTCGACCACATCACCAGCCAGACGGCGCTCGTTCTCCCCATCCGGGAGCTCGTCCAGGCCTTGCGCGAGCGCGGCGTGGAGACGCTGGTGGACGGCGCGCACGGCCCCGGGCAGGTGCCCTTGTCCCTCCAGGCCCTGGGCGCCGGGTACTACACGGGCAACTGCCACAAATGGCTGTGTGCCCCCAAGGGTGCCGCCTTCCTCTATGTGCGGAAGGACCTTCAGGCGGACCTCAAGCCCCTCACGGTGAGCCATGGGCACAACTCCCCGCGAACGGACCGCTCCCGCTACCGGCTGGACTTCGATTGGACCGGAACGGATGACCCCACCCCCGCGCTCTGCGTTCCGCACGCCCTGCGCTTCATGGAGGGCCTGCTGCCCGGCGGCTGGCCCGCGGTGATGGCGGACAACCGGGCCAAGGTCCTCGCGGCCCGCCGCCTGTTGTGCGAACGCCTCGGGGTACAGCCCCACTGTCCGGAGGAGATGGTGGGCTCCCTGGCCACCGTGGCCCTCCCGGACGGGTTTCCCTCCCCCCCGCCCCCTCCCTTCTTCCTGGATCCCCTCCAGGACCGGCTCCTCTTCGAGCACCACTTCGAGGTGCCCATCATCGCCTGGCCCCGGCCGCCCCAGCGCCACCTCCGGTTGTCCGCTCAGCTCTACAACACCCACACGGAGTACCAACTCCTCGCGGAGACTTTGGAAGCGCTCTTGCGTTGA
- a CDS encoding MotA/TolQ/ExbB proton channel family protein, whose translation MMFRLPLALGAMNYLEIIRGASFIELAVLTLLMGVSVASWGLIVMKATQLSRARSQSLTFLDTFWKATRLEGIYQTAQGLEGSPLSKVFCAGYEELSKLAQAKEGTDGAMSDRLGGIENVERALHRAATTQITELEARVPFLGTVGAAAPFVGLFGTVIGILNAFNEIADKGNATLSTVAAPVGNALFATAAGLFAAIPAVVAYNSFVSRIKIFDTEMSNFSADFLNIIKRHFFK comes from the coding sequence ATGATGTTCCGCTTGCCCCTGGCGCTGGGCGCCATGAACTACCTGGAGATCATCCGAGGCGCGTCCTTCATCGAGCTGGCCGTGCTGACACTGCTGATGGGGGTGTCCGTGGCCTCCTGGGGCCTCATCGTCATGAAGGCCACCCAGCTCTCCCGGGCGCGCTCACAATCTCTCACCTTTCTCGACACGTTCTGGAAGGCCACCCGGCTGGAGGGCATCTACCAGACGGCGCAGGGGCTGGAAGGCTCGCCCCTGTCGAAGGTGTTCTGCGCGGGTTACGAGGAGCTGTCCAAGCTGGCCCAGGCCAAGGAGGGCACGGACGGGGCGATGAGTGACCGGCTGGGTGGAATCGAGAATGTGGAGCGGGCCCTGCACCGGGCGGCCACGACGCAAATCACCGAGTTGGAGGCGCGCGTCCCTTTCCTGGGCACGGTCGGCGCGGCGGCCCCCTTCGTGGGGCTGTTCGGCACGGTCATCGGCATCCTCAATGCCTTCAACGAGATCGCCGACAAGGGCAACGCCACGCTGTCCACGGTGGCCGCGCCGGTGGGCAATGCGCTGTTCGCCACGGCCGCGGGGCTGTTCGCCGCCATCCCGGCGGTGGTCGCCTACAACTCGTTCGTCAGCCGCATCAAGATCTTCGACACGGAGATGTCCAACTTCTCCGCCGACTTCCTGAACATCATCAAGCGGCACTTCTTCAAGTAG
- the carF gene encoding plasmanylethanolamine desaturase, which translates to MKNNPTNPLRQQDAQVLAQGYSRAIRLMDIGSIVIFVSLELALAYMLWGNSHVGPWLLLTAIILGYLAADFVSGFVHWMADTWGSSTMPVLGKAFVRPFREHHVDQKAITRHDFIETNGNNCAISIPVGIATLVMPHSSPTWVFLAAFLGSMIFWVMATNQFHKWSHQDEAGPLVGFLQRVHLILPPDHHRIHHTAPFNKYYCITVGWLNKPLSMIAFFPTMERIVTWATGMLPRQDDIGTEAAKAVLQTSEENVLMVQAAKVLLEGTEEPKSI; encoded by the coding sequence ATGAAGAACAACCCCACGAACCCGCTGCGACAGCAGGATGCCCAGGTCTTGGCCCAGGGCTACTCCCGGGCCATCCGCCTGATGGACATCGGCAGCATCGTCATCTTCGTGTCCCTGGAGCTGGCGCTGGCATACATGCTGTGGGGCAACTCCCATGTAGGCCCATGGCTGCTGCTGACCGCGATCATCCTGGGGTACCTGGCGGCGGACTTCGTCTCGGGCTTCGTGCACTGGATGGCGGACACCTGGGGCTCCAGCACCATGCCCGTGCTGGGCAAGGCCTTCGTGCGGCCCTTCCGCGAGCACCACGTGGACCAGAAGGCCATCACCCGTCACGACTTCATCGAGACGAACGGCAACAACTGCGCCATCTCCATCCCCGTGGGCATCGCCACGCTGGTGATGCCGCACAGCAGCCCCACCTGGGTGTTCCTGGCGGCGTTTCTGGGGTCGATGATCTTCTGGGTGATGGCGACCAACCAGTTCCACAAGTGGTCGCACCAGGATGAGGCAGGCCCGCTCGTGGGATTCCTGCAGCGCGTGCACCTCATCCTGCCGCCCGACCACCACCGCATCCACCACACGGCGCCCTTCAACAAGTACTACTGCATCACCGTGGGCTGGCTGAACAAGCCGCTGTCGATGATCGCCTTCTTTCCCACGATGGAGCGAATCGTCACCTGGGCCACCGGCATGCTCCCCCGCCAGGACGACATCGGCACGGAGGCGGCGAAGGCCGTGCTGCAAACCTCGGAGGAGAATGTCCTCATGGTTCAGGCCGCCAAGGTCCTGCTGGAGGGCACCGAGGAGCCGAAGTCGATCTGA
- a CDS encoding murein hydrolase activator EnvC family protein, whose translation MATCSFSTLGGGYHSLMAHLDNVSPEVGAELQAGDEVGTVGDTGSLKGAYLYFEIRQDGRAVDPKPWLVPAS comes from the coding sequence ATGGCAACCTGCTCATTCTCGACCCTTGGGGGCGGCTATCACTCGCTCATGGCCCACCTGGACAATGTTTCCCCCGAGGTCGGCGCGGAACTCCAGGCAGGGGACGAGGTGGGCACCGTGGGCGACACCGGCTCCTTGAAGGGGGCCTACCTTTATTTCGAGATTCGGCAGGACGGGCGCGCCGTGGACCCGAAGCCTTGGTTGGTTCCCGCCTCCTGA
- a CDS encoding PAS domain-containing protein — protein sequence MRHGILEAESLTEDRLGQLSPEEFDALPFGAIKLDAEGRVLIYNAAESAFSRRKPVSVLGRRFFEEVAPCTNVASFRGRFDTLVERGHGTESFDFQFRFRWGTRNVRIRLMVLGDGSRWVFVTAVLTALIPLGEG from the coding sequence ATGCGGCATGGGATTCTGGAAGCGGAGTCGCTGACAGAGGATCGGCTGGGCCAGCTGTCGCCCGAGGAGTTTGATGCGTTGCCGTTTGGCGCCATCAAGCTGGACGCGGAGGGACGGGTGCTCATCTACAACGCGGCGGAGTCCGCGTTCTCCCGGCGCAAGCCCGTGTCCGTGCTCGGCCGCCGCTTCTTCGAGGAGGTTGCCCCTTGTACCAACGTGGCCAGCTTCCGGGGGCGTTTCGACACGCTCGTCGAGCGAGGGCATGGCACGGAGAGCTTCGACTTCCAGTTCCGATTCCGCTGGGGCACACGCAACGTGCGCATCCGGCTGATGGTGCTGGGGGACGGTTCCCGCTGGGTCTTCGTGACGGCGGTGCTGACGGCGCTGATCCCCCTCGGCGAGGGCTGA
- a CDS encoding alpha/beta fold hydrolase: protein MDLMGGVQKMTRQMLVARGVRSTVRTVAGQSVHSYELKGQGKGPPVVLVHGLGGSANGFSRVMFPLGRRFSRVLAMDLPGHGFSTEFCAGPGCVRGQFDTLRAWFEQVAGEPAFVVGNSLGGAMAVNLAAEVPGLVRALGLVAPAGAALPQETFDALLSSFAVETTEEARALTRRLFHKAPLPLLLLSSEMRKFYATPAVQALTADARATRASLTPEVLQRLTMPVLLLWGGSERLLPSETLDYFRAHLPPHAQVQVVKGFGHVPQMERPDELVARLVGFADKAGL, encoded by the coding sequence GTGGACTTGATGGGTGGAGTGCAAAAGATGACGCGCCAGATGCTGGTGGCGCGGGGGGTGCGGTCGACGGTGAGGACCGTGGCGGGCCAGTCCGTGCACTCCTACGAGCTGAAGGGGCAGGGCAAAGGGCCCCCGGTGGTGCTCGTGCACGGGTTGGGCGGTTCGGCCAACGGCTTCTCCCGGGTGATGTTCCCCCTGGGACGGCGTTTCTCCCGAGTGCTGGCGATGGATTTGCCCGGGCATGGCTTTTCCACGGAGTTCTGCGCGGGGCCCGGGTGTGTGCGCGGGCAGTTCGACACCCTGCGGGCCTGGTTCGAGCAGGTGGCCGGGGAGCCCGCCTTCGTGGTGGGCAACTCCCTGGGTGGCGCCATGGCCGTCAACCTGGCCGCCGAGGTGCCCGGGCTCGTCCGGGCCCTGGGGCTGGTGGCGCCCGCCGGGGCCGCCCTGCCGCAGGAGACCTTCGACGCGCTGCTGTCCTCCTTCGCCGTCGAGACCACCGAGGAGGCGCGCGCCCTCACCCGGCGCCTCTTCCACAAGGCCCCCTTGCCCCTGCTGTTGCTCTCCAGCGAGATGCGGAAGTTCTATGCCACCCCCGCCGTGCAGGCCCTGACGGCGGATGCCCGGGCCACGCGCGCCAGCCTGACACCGGAGGTGCTCCAGCGCCTCACCATGCCGGTGCTGCTCTTGTGGGGGGGGAGCGAGCGGCTGCTTCCCTCCGAGACGCTGGATTACTTCCGGGCACACCTGCCCCCCCATGCCCAGGTCCAGGTGGTGAAGGGCTTTGGCCATGTGCCCCAGATGGAGCGGCCGGACGAGCTGGTCGCCCGCCTGGTGGGCTTCGCCGACAAGGCAGGGTTGTAG
- a CDS encoding energy transducer TonB has product MTLHPAVSQSMLAARPSRMGLFIGLSIAGHVLLLAIAMVYTQLTSRPKVDPNPPVIRATLVRQGKPRDPKLLPRKEQLPPPPKEVKAPPAPPPQTPPPVEKVSVPVPGLQPAPPPPPQKGETSSEDRRKRLFGAFDKTSQKPTEPEELEGAEDGDPDGDSATAEGERYYALLSTQVRRNYNVADTIPETERLHLKAQVQMRLGRTGEVLETRLVAPSGNDLFDSSVLAAVKKASPFSPPPDHLRDALQKQGVVLEFRP; this is encoded by the coding sequence ATGACCCTCCACCCAGCCGTCTCCCAGAGCATGCTCGCGGCCCGCCCCTCGCGGATGGGACTGTTCATCGGGCTCTCCATCGCGGGGCATGTCCTGCTGCTGGCCATCGCGATGGTCTACACGCAGCTGACCTCCCGGCCGAAGGTCGATCCCAACCCGCCCGTCATCCGCGCCACGCTGGTGCGCCAGGGCAAGCCGCGCGATCCCAAGTTGCTGCCCCGCAAGGAGCAGCTCCCGCCCCCGCCCAAGGAAGTCAAAGCGCCCCCTGCCCCGCCTCCCCAGACGCCTCCCCCCGTGGAGAAGGTGTCGGTGCCCGTACCGGGGCTGCAACCCGCCCCCCCGCCCCCTCCCCAGAAGGGAGAAACTTCGAGCGAGGACCGGCGCAAGCGGCTCTTCGGCGCCTTCGACAAGACGTCGCAGAAGCCCACCGAGCCCGAGGAACTGGAGGGCGCCGAGGATGGCGATCCCGATGGCGACTCCGCCACGGCCGAGGGCGAACGCTACTACGCGCTCCTCTCCACCCAGGTGCGCCGCAACTACAACGTCGCGGACACCATCCCCGAGACCGAGCGCCTCCACCTCAAGGCCCAGGTCCAGATGCGCTTGGGCCGCACGGGAGAGGTGCTGGAGACGCGCCTGGTGGCCCCCAGCGGCAACGATCTCTTCGACTCCTCCGTGCTGGCCGCGGTGAAGAAGGCCTCTCCCTTCTCTCCTCCCCCTGATCATCTTCGTGACGCGCTCCAGAAACAGGGCGTCGTCCTGGAGTTCCGTCCATGA
- a CDS encoding cell division protein FtsX — MTTLSKVSYFWRSAAGGLKHSPFVHFIAITTIAIALFAAGLTRTAGHALDGLLASLGGEVEVTVYLAPELSPEQVEAMRGQLETASGGRAVLVNPDEALGRLARELGDLGEALAQLPENPLPPSLELAVAPERRTPEGLEALAQQVRTLPGVTGVDYGQEAVERLTAIARALRYGGVVAFAVVLFATIIIVSATLQLAIYARREEIEIQKLVGATDRFVKAPFLIEGLLQGLLGAGVALAGLWLFGQLVGPSLASLFSFVLGPSSGEPLVRPGLALELVAAGGGLGLVGSFIAVGRFLRV, encoded by the coding sequence ATGACCACGCTGTCCAAGGTCTCCTATTTCTGGCGCTCGGCGGCCGGAGGGCTGAAGCACTCTCCGTTCGTCCACTTCATCGCCATCACCACCATCGCCATCGCGCTGTTCGCCGCGGGGCTGACCCGCACCGCGGGGCACGCCCTGGATGGGCTGCTCGCCTCGCTGGGGGGAGAGGTCGAGGTGACGGTGTACCTGGCGCCGGAGCTGTCCCCGGAGCAGGTGGAGGCCATGCGCGGGCAACTGGAAACCGCCAGTGGCGGCCGCGCCGTGCTGGTGAATCCGGACGAGGCCCTGGGCCGGTTGGCGCGAGAGCTGGGAGACCTGGGAGAGGCGCTCGCGCAGCTGCCCGAGAACCCGCTGCCTCCTTCCCTGGAGCTGGCGGTGGCCCCCGAGCGGCGGACCCCCGAGGGGCTGGAGGCACTGGCCCAGCAGGTGCGCACGCTGCCGGGCGTGACCGGCGTGGACTATGGCCAAGAGGCGGTGGAGCGGCTGACGGCCATCGCCCGGGCACTGCGGTATGGCGGGGTGGTGGCCTTCGCGGTGGTGCTCTTCGCCACCATCATCATCGTGTCCGCCACGCTCCAACTCGCCATCTACGCGCGGCGAGAGGAGATTGAAATCCAGAAGCTGGTGGGGGCTACGGACCGTTTCGTCAAGGCGCCCTTCCTCATCGAAGGGCTCCTCCAGGGGCTGCTGGGCGCGGGGGTGGCGCTCGCGGGGCTGTGGCTGTTTGGCCAACTGGTGGGCCCCTCGCTGGCGTCCCTATTTTCCTTCGTGCTGGGGCCCTCTTCGGGCGAGCCCCTGGTGCGGCCGGGGCTGGCGCTGGAGCTGGTGGCGGCGGGCGGCGGACTCGGGCTGGTGGGCAGCTTCATCGCGGTGGGGCGCTTCCTTCGGGTATGA
- a CDS encoding S41 family peptidase, which translates to MNRQLPSWRAALAVALLLAAPAALADREDDTYKNLEVFARVLSYVENNYVEPVDNTRLMQGAIKGMLETLDPHTLYMPPEVFKEMKIDTSGEFGGLGIEIARKGERIIVVAPIDDTPAARAGLRAGDEILRIDEQSIQGLDLAAVLQKMRGPAGKRVLLTLMREGFNAPRDIAIIRDHIRIVSVEGALYGGIAHVKVKNFQDRTDLYLRKELDRLRALNGGKELRGLVLDLRNNPGGLLDQSVAMSDRFLPGNLPIVSTRGRNGRNATEERSKDRDTEPNYPMVVLVNAGSASASEIVAGALQDHGRAVVMGSQTFGKGSVQTVIELEDGSGLKLTIARYYTPLGRSIQERGITPDFVVPDEPGAKPGTEAPREKDLKRHFKAEPVAGTVETAQGTGARALPANLAPWELTAKLKDYPLKVALDYLHGVAGVPGPASAGAGQQ; encoded by the coding sequence GTGAACCGCCAGCTCCCCTCGTGGCGCGCGGCGCTCGCGGTGGCCCTGCTGCTCGCCGCCCCCGCTGCGCTCGCGGATCGCGAGGACGACACCTACAAGAACCTGGAGGTGTTCGCGCGGGTGCTCTCCTACGTGGAGAACAACTACGTGGAGCCGGTGGACAACACCCGGCTCATGCAAGGCGCCATCAAGGGCATGCTCGAGACGTTGGACCCCCACACCCTCTATATGCCGCCCGAGGTCTTCAAGGAGATGAAGATCGACACCTCGGGGGAGTTCGGGGGGCTGGGCATCGAAATCGCTCGCAAGGGCGAACGCATCATCGTCGTGGCGCCCATCGACGACACCCCGGCGGCGCGGGCGGGCCTGCGCGCGGGCGATGAGATTCTCCGCATCGACGAGCAGAGCATCCAGGGGTTGGACCTGGCCGCGGTGCTCCAGAAGATGCGGGGACCCGCGGGCAAGCGCGTCCTGCTCACCCTCATGCGCGAGGGCTTCAACGCCCCTCGGGACATCGCCATCATCCGGGACCACATCCGCATCGTGTCCGTGGAAGGGGCCCTCTACGGCGGCATCGCGCACGTGAAGGTGAAGAATTTCCAGGACCGCACGGACCTGTACCTGCGCAAGGAGCTGGACCGGCTGCGCGCCCTCAACGGGGGCAAGGAGCTGCGCGGGCTGGTGCTGGACTTGCGCAACAACCCCGGGGGGCTCCTGGACCAATCGGTGGCGATGAGCGACCGGTTCCTGCCGGGCAATCTCCCCATCGTCAGCACACGCGGGCGCAACGGGCGCAATGCCACCGAGGAGCGCAGCAAGGACCGCGACACGGAGCCCAACTACCCGATGGTGGTGCTGGTGAACGCCGGCAGCGCGTCGGCCTCGGAGATCGTCGCCGGGGCGCTCCAGGACCACGGGCGCGCGGTCGTCATGGGCTCGCAGACCTTCGGCAAGGGCAGCGTGCAGACCGTCATCGAGCTGGAGGATGGCTCGGGGCTGAAGCTGACGATTGCCCGGTATTACACCCCCCTGGGCCGCAGCATCCAGGAGCGGGGAATCACGCCGGACTTCGTGGTTCCGGACGAGCCGGGGGCCAAGCCGGGCACGGAGGCGCCGCGCGAGAAGGATCTGAAGCGGCACTTCAAGGCGGAGCCCGTGGCGGGGACGGTGGAGACCGCTCAGGGCACCGGGGCACGCGCACTGCCAGCGAACCTCGCGCCCTGGGAACTCACCGCGAAGCTCAAGGACTACCCGCTCAAAGTCGCCCTGGATTACCTCCACGGGGTGGCGGGCGTCCCGGGCCCTGCCTCGGCCGGTGCGGGGCAGCAGTAG